The window TGTACTAGAAAACAACAAAGggatagaaaattaaataataacggtttttaaaagttaacttgaaAATCCTCGTTGATAATTCAGTAGCACACTTCCGGTCAGCCTATACAGTTTCTGTCCTGGTGAGGAGCATGGTTACCAACAGGCAAGATCTTCTGGCCTCGAAGTTTTGCTTGAGTTAAAAGAGCTCATCTCAGGTAAGAAACAGGCCAAGAATGGTGGGCACCGTGACCACTAGCCAACTTGCAATCCATCCTACTCCAAAGGACCGGGCTGAAAGAGCAAGAAAACCCTATACACTTAGGTATCTTTATTTTGACTAATGTGTTGAGAAGGGGCAAGGGTACTGGACACTGATGTGGGAGCTCACAGAGCAGGGGAATGAGTTTCTTCCCTGAATCCCATCCTATTTGCCTGGGACATTCTTTTCCTCAATCTCCCCAAACATAAACTCTAAAAAGTGCAGAAATTCCTTAAATATCACTGGCTTACCTGGGTCCTGTGCTCAAAGGTTACCTCGACATATCTGTGACCTGGGAAAGCATTGCTCCCCTACTCTGGACATCAACGAGGTAGGGTAGATCTTCAGGTACAGACAGATGACCCCATGATACAATGCACAGCTGACTTTAGAGAGAAAAGGAccatttcctttccttgtttCTCCACCCCACTAAGTATCTGCACCAActaggaggaagaagggaagagaaaggaacacagaaaaggaaagaaaaagaaaaaggatagaaGGAAAGCTTAGAtgctggggtggggaagggctGAGCTggagaaaatcaaaacaaaaaaggaatgagTGATACAATAGGGAAGGGAGTTTGAGGGGGCTTTCTAGGATAATTTGGGTGACTAAAAAATGACAGAAGGGTTTATCCTTCCaaaaaaaatggatttattattgcttttatcCTCTCTTCAGATGAACGGTCACGCCCATTTTATAGAGGACAGGGAATgtgcttcttcctttttctggatCTCAGGATGTGATATTGATGAGGGTGGTGTATGAACCACCAGCCAAATTGTGTTCTCATGGTCAGATACCAAACTGTCACAGTGGGTCTGTGGTGGCAGAAGAGCAGGGCATATCAGGAGAGGCTGGTAGAGACAGGGCCAATTAGTTACGAAGAATAAGGAAGAGCATACAGTCTCCGTAGTCCACATGTGGGAGTAGAGATAAAGAAATCAGTGCAGATAAGGAGGGTAAACAGAGCCCAGGAAGACCACAAAACAGCAGCGTTCTCAGAGGCCAGGATCCCTGATGACTGGGCATGACAGGGGTCACAGGTGAACGTGAGCACCTCAGGTCTGAGTTATTCTAGAAGAATGTGTATGCTAGGGCTCAGGGATCTGACTTCAGGATTGCGGAGGGTAGGGGGCCCAGAGTGCTGGAGATATTGATCCAAGTTTATTAAGGGTCTCCAAAACTCTAAAAGACTATATCTCATTTAGCTCCTGCTTACTAAGGACTTGTCAGCCACTGTGATAGGTTACGTGTCTTGTCTCATTGAATCCTTAGCACGAGATAAGAACTGTTATTTTGTCCTTTATTTAGGAAGAGCATGACTTGGGGAAGCTAAGTAACTTGTTTAGCTAGTAAGTGACAGTCCTAGACCCCAGGTATGACTGACTGTAAAACCTACAGCCTTAGCTGTCCCATGCTAGCACCAGTGTAGGCGTGATCTAGAGCCAGGTGTGACACTCCAATGAGTGGATCCTCCCAGGAGACAGGGGAAATTGGCTTCCTAACTTCATCTAGGAACGCCAGCCTGGGGAGGAGAAGCTTCACCTGAGGCTCAGGCTGTCACGCCTGCTCGATGGCCTCTCTCAGACCCGTCTCCTCGCTCCCTCTTTCCTTGGCTGACTTCGGCTGTCTAAAGAAGCCCCTCTAGACAGCTGCTCGCCCACTTGCCCTTCCTTCTCCCTGCTCACCCTGATGTTTCAGACTACTCTACGATGACCCTGGCATCAGATGGTAGGACTATGCTTTGTTAGAGCGGGAGAGGGAAGAGGCGTATCAGAGATCTCTGCCAAACGTCCTTTGCAGGTGAGGACACTGAGCCCCACAAAGTTGAGGTGAGCTGGCTGGGAAGTAGTGGTAGAGCTGGTGGCAGAACCCACATCTCCCAGCTCTCCCAGACACCTTAGGGATTCACCACCACACTGTGCAAGGAGGCTGAGTAGGACACCCAGCCTTTCTTCGTTCAAAAGAACTCCAGTTACCCTGTGCCCCCCTCAGCTCCCAGAGGTCCTTCTTACCCAGGGTGCAGGGTGGACTGAGGCAGACCGTGCCATTCTTGCTGCTCACAGAATTGCTGACTTGGCAAGTATAACACCTGGAGTAATTATGTGGCTTAAGGGTGGTTTCAAGCACGCTGTTCTGGAACTCATTTGGGAAGGGCCTTTTGTCCCCATACCAGGTGTAGTTTACAGACTCGCCAGGTATCACACACGACAGTTTCAGATAACAGTTGTTATCCACGTCTTCTATCTTCTCAATGTTGATGACAGGCTTGGGTACAGGGTCTGAAAGTGAGGAGGATGTTATAAGATGAGAAAGTGAAGCATTCATGCTGTGAAGGTTTAGCCAACAGAGAACCAAAGGATCCAGGGAAGGGGCCTGAGTGCCGCAGGAGGCAGAGTCATGAAGAGGAAGTTCTACAGAGGGAGCTACTGagcggccttgacctcctgaggcCGCACAGACTGCAAGAGCGGCTCCTAGGCAGTGAAGCTAAGCTGGGTCCTGGAGGGGGCGCCACAGTCCATTATATGCTCTGGGAACAAAATGGGGTTATGATCATGTGTGAGCCTGAATGCACAGCCCAGAGACTTGCTGGGGTCAGGCAGTATACCAACTGTCTGAGATGCTCAGGGACCCTTCTCTAGCAATGGTTCATGGCAGGCACCTTGGCTGGTCTGTCTCTCCAATTATCCTGCTCAGATTCAGCAAGATTCCTAAGGTGAGAGGTACCTGCCTGTGCGTGGCAAAGTCCTTTGCACAACCATCCAGTGCAGGTGCCGGCCTTCTAGACTCTGGCAGAGCTACAGAGAAGAACTTCATGTAACTTCCAGCCACATCAATTGTGATAAACAGATTGGTCTGCTAACTTTGGTATCTCCATGTCTAGCACAATCCTTGCCACATGGCAGGTATTCTATAAGTATCTCATGAAAGGATGAATGAAGTAGTTATGAGACAGAAAGGATAAAACAcagccgggtgcagcggctcacacctgtaatcccagcaatttgggaggctgaggcaggaggattgcttgcagccaggagttagagaccagcctgggcaacatagagagactcagtttctaaaaaaaaaaaagaaaaagaaaagaaaagtagccaggtgtggtggtgtgcacttgtagtccctgctactcaggaggctgaggtaggaggattgctggagcccaggagttccaggatgCAATAaactatgactgtaccactgcactccagcctgggtaaggagaagaccttcaaaaaaaaaaaaaaagaagaagaaaggaaggaagagagagagagggaaagaaaggaagaaagaaaaagaaagaaaggaaaaaaagaaagaaaggaagagagagagaaaagaaaagaagaaaaaggagggagggaggcaagcaGGCACAAAAACACTAGTTttggagtgagaccagcctgggtcctGGACTTGAGTCTAGTGGAGTGACATGAGGCAAGGTAGTTAACCCCCTTGCTGTCATCTGTAAACTGACTCTACCTCATCGCACAATGTTAGTAAGATAAAATATCACCTGTCATTGATAATTGATTTTTGCAGAGTGTAAGTATTGCATACATTCTAGAGGTCATTTTACCATTATCACTGTTGTAGTGCTGCCAGAGAGAATGAGAGATAGTCCCAGCATCTGGTCCTTCCTTGGCTAAGGCTGGTTTACCTGCAATCCTCTGAGATCTTTTCATTCTGGTCAAGGGCAAAACATCTGCAGAATCAATGCAACTCAAACCCCATAAGATTAAAAGATGGCAGAATTGACCAGATCAGAGCTTGCCACTTGGTTGTATGTGTGGAGAGGCTCTAGAAGCTCTACCAATCTGGTCTCTATAACTCTAGTTTTGCCTCCTCTGTGAAGATGATCTCAGATTGCTAAGAGATTGCTCAGACTACAGAGGTGATAAAAATTGACTGGACTTCCCCTATATGTCTTAATTGAGTAATTTTTATCCTGGTTTTCACCATTTCCTGTGTTCTAGCCTCATATCTTACACTCCTTCTGCATTTCCCATGGTGATCAGCACAGCACTGGGCACTTTGCTAATGGAATTAATTGAGCCAGCTTGGGTTGTCCAGCTCCAAGATGCTCACTTTGAGCTGTCAGAAATGCTTGGGCTGGACCACAGGACCATTTTTTCTGCTAATCACATCCTGGAAATCTTACCCTCAGGCAGGATGTGCTGAAGCCCAAGCCAGTTTGTGGATTTTTAAGTACTCAGAAATTTTGCAAGCTTTTTGTGAAACCATTAGTTTATTGAAATCAACTGTGGTAGTGGTATTTAAACTACAGAAATTACAAAGTTGGTAAATGATACActtgagggctttttttttttttttaatcttgtagaGCTTGTTAAACAGAACACCACTGTAAGAGACCTGGAATCTTTTTGTTCCCAGAACTTTCTGAATTTTTCAGCCTATATGACATGGAAGAAGAGTTAGAAGGGGAATCTGACTGCTTGGATCAGGGACTGTCTGGCTGGTGGAGCTTGAATGTATACAACACTCTTCATTTGCatgttttgacattttaaaaaatgttttcactttCCTTATCTACTTTGACTCTAAAACATCCTAAAAGGTAAGTTGAATTATTCTCACAATATGATGAAGAACCCAAGGCTCTCAAGCGAACACCACTCTTGGATTATTTAGCCCCGCTCTTCTACAAGAATTGCATACCCCAACCCCTGGAGCCCTGCCCATATCCATGTTTCTGCCTTATAATCCGATCCTTTCACCAAAAATGTTTAGATCAGGTACACATACCTGAACTAAATTGGGACtatcagtttctctctctttaaatTGCCCTGAGAATTGAAACTCAGAGGAGCAAAAGTCTAAGTTTTGAGAGATAACATGTAAAATGGCAGGAATCCAAATCCATAGGCACAGTCCACAGATTCCTGAAGCTAGGGGTTCTGGCCTGAACCTGGTTTTCAATCTTCTCCCCTTCAGCCCTTCCTAGCTCTTTTGAACTCTTTGAATTGCTTTAAATAGCCCTAGTTTCTTAAattaaattctccttttttggtAAAGGTACATTGAATTAGTTTCTGTTACTTCCTATCAAAAGAATCTTACCTAATATGTGCACAGAGATGTGAAGATCTTTTTTCAAGGCTGCACAGCTAGTGAGCCACTGACCGGAGTTTTGAACCCAAGTCTGTCTGGCTCCACGTATAATGCCTGAGTCCTTATTCCATATACACTGGTTAGACTGGAGCTATGAGTGGAAGTTTTTTTGTCCTGCCCATTATGAAAGTTGAAAAATTCTCCTGATACCTCCTGCCCCATTCTTTATATtaatacattctctttttttcttaagtccAATGAAGCCTAATTTCAGAGATATAATTAAGATGAGCTGAGCTGATTTAGGTTGATCACAGgacaaaatgaaggaaataggAAAAATCTTTAGTTTTCCTTCTCTTCAAAGCTTAGACTCACTAACTTCAGAAGAGGTGTTAAATGTCCTAAGATTATTAATTTGGGGATCTGTTGACCTAGGTTCACTCCCAAATAGAATTGGATCAAGGAAAAATGAATCAAACCTGTCCTGGggtttttctctcctcctccccgaGAGTGCCCCATGCCTCCCAGGAAGCCCCACAGTGGTCCATCCGGGGCCACTGGAGTGGGGATTTGCTCTTTGGCTCCCCTGACTCACCAAGCACTTGCAGCTTGATCTTCCATTCTTGCTCATTGCCAGTCTTTTTCAACACCCTCATAACGTAGATGCTGTTGTCCTCTTTCTGGACGTTAGAGATGTACAGTGCACCGCTTTGAGGATCAAGTCTTACCCTGCCTTTAAATCTGGATTCGAAGTACTTAGATTTTCTGGAATCCCATTCTACAATCTTCTGGTCAAAAGTATAAAACCAGGTTAGTTGTTTGTAGTTCTCAGGCAGGCTCTCAGAGATGTTCAGAGTCACGTTGCTGCCGGAGACCATGGTCATATGTACAAAGTGACCTGCCAATGAGAGTCAGAGTGAGACCTGCCCTAGAGAAGGCAGTGTTGCTGACAGGCCCAGGGTATAGCCTGGGCTGGTGGAACAGGTGAGAAGGAAGGGATTTCTGCTTAGGAGCAGTGAGTATGGTTTTCACTGGAGGTCCAGGTCTCCTACTCAGGAATTCAAGAAAAGTTGGAGCTTGAAAAGCGGGCATGGGGGAAGGGGATGTTGCTTATAATTAATCTAGTACTGTCcccagaaaatgaaagaattgagTAAGGCCAACCAAGGTTGGGCCTGGCTCTCTCCCTTACTCTCATACCAGTAGACTTTCAAATAAACTGATGACAAGTCATATCTCCTCTCTGGTCTTGTGGTTCCTGTCTATTCTCAGTTCAATAAGCattttgtggccgggcgcggtggctcacgcttgtaatcccagcactttgggaggccgaggcgggcggatcacaaggtcaggagatcgagaccacggtgaaaccccgtctctactaaaaatacaaaaaaattagccgggcgtggtggcgggcgcctgtagtcccagctactcggagaggctgaggcaggagaatggcgtgaacccaggaggcggagcttgcagtgagccgagattgtgccactgcactccagcctgggcaacagagcgagactccgtctcaaaaaaaaaaaaaaaataagcattttgttAGTCCCTAGAGGCATAGACATAAAAAGTACatgattctatttaaaaatacttaatatacCAATGTGGGAGGacagacacacaaacaaataATCCTAATATATTATCTTGATGACTATAATAAAGGTAATATGGGGACCAAGAGaaagcttccccttcaccttctgaagGTTTGCCAAAAATCACTGACAAGAGGCAGATTAAGGAGGAAAGGCATACAGATGAACTTAACGTGTAAgcagagccttcagaatgaagagcCAAAGATACAGGgcaaattgtccatttttatgcttaggttcaacaaagtatggacagTCATggagaaatatgattggacaaaaagggtatGATCGAATGCCAATAGACTGACTGGGGGAAACCCAGTAAGGCCTGTCTTTCTAGATTTTGCTTGGCCTTTCTGTGCCggattctttctttcctcctgcaTATGGGGCAGGCCCTCTCTAGAACGGGGGTCTTATAATTCACAATCAAACAAGAtaggtcagataatttctttatagcttttttttttttttttttttttacagagaaagGCTCAAGGAAAGTTAGGGTGGTATATTTaagttttatggctggctttggggaaaaggggtATTTGCTTCTATGGCCCACCTTGGGAAAGAGGGATTCCAGTGTCTATGGCTAGCCTAGCCTAGGGGAGAATGGGACTGataggagggcaggagaaggtcagagaaaaactttcacttctgaggctgcttctgaggcCATCATTTTGGGGCATTGCTTCCTGAGTCCTGACAATAAACACAGTATGCTATGGGAATATATTCCTATCTGGAGAGTAGGgatagaaaatggagaaaatactaagaaaaatcTCTTTGGAGGAGTTGACCACTAGGGTAAGCCAAAGGATGATTAAAAGTTAATATTTGTTGAGAACTATCTGTCAGGCACTATTTGAGACACTTGGGATACATCAATGAACTAAGCAGCTATCGGGGAATCTGCCCTGATATTCACAtaagttcttttctatttttcctaagcaTCAtctggcttgagaaataaagggacagagtacaaaacagagaaattttaaagctgggcatctgggggagacatcacatgtaagtaggttccgtgatgccccacaagctacaaaaaccagcaagtttttattagagattttcaaaaggggagggagtgtgtgaATAGGTGGagtgacagacatcaagtacttaacagggtaatagaatatcacaaggcaagtggaggcagggcgagatcacaggaccacaggaccgaggcaaaattaaaattgctaatgaagtttcgggcaccattgtcattgataacatcttatcaggagacaggatTTTGAGatcaactggtctgaccaaaatttattaggcaacaatttcctcttcctaataagcctgggagcactatgggagactggagtctaTTTCACCTCTGCGGTTTTGACCATAAGAGACAGGCGTACCTGGGGGTTCTGTTTATAAGCCTATACCTCCAGGCAcgtattctctttctcagggatgttccatgctgagaaaaagaattcagcgatatttctcccatttgcttttgaaagaagagaaatatggctctgttctgcctggctcaccagcggtcagagtttaaggttatctctcttgtttcctaaacattgctgttatcttgttcttttttcaaggtgcccagatttcatattgtctAAACACACATGCTccacaatttgtgcagttaatgcaattatcacatggtcctgaggtgacatacctCCTCCtcggctgacaggattaagagattaaagtaaagacaggcataggaaatcacaagggtattgattgtggaagtgataagtgtccatgaaatctttacaatttatgtttagagattgcggtaaagacaggcataagaaattataaaagtattaatttggggaactaataaatgtccataaaatcttcacaatccacattcttctgccatggcttcagccggtccttCCATTtgggggtccctgacttcctgcaacatctctccctttctttttatataaatgtgccatggcgATGAAGGCTTGTTCATTCTCTCGATTTTGACACAGGATTCTTTGAGTGGTCCGGCACACTAAAAACAAGCCGATTAAACAGAGAaacataattccaaaatttactaCAGTGGAGCCCCCAATAGACTTAATCCAAGTCATGGGGTTTaatccataaatattttctgccaCCTGATCTAACGCCTCAGCTCCAGGCACGATGGATAAGTGAGCTTGAGAGgcttcaaaaatttgtttctttaatttagttTGGTCCAATGATAAATTATCTTCTCTACCTAGAAGGTGTCCTTTGACCATTTCCTATGAATGATCAGTCTCGTTATAGGAATACAGGGTGATGCAGAAATCCGAAGTATTCCACTCACACTGCATTTGCATGTGATGTTTGAGACTCACTACCTGATCTCCAAGCCAAATAACAGACTGTCTTAAATCATTAATTTGACTTGCCAATTTTTGATCGATGCCTTGTTGAGAATTCCACATTTGGGTGGAATTGGCTTGCCAATCATTAACAAAATGAGCCGTTTCAATAGATTGATGTAATGCCATAACAGCAGTGGTGGCCATTGCAGTGACTGTAATTAGGCCCGTGATAACAGCgattaaagtgaaaacaaatctCTTAGATCTTTTTAGAATTTGCTGTAGCACttcattaattaaatgtattGAGGGGGAGGATTCCCAAGGTCTAGGTAAAGTTACTGGAATCCAGATTCCTTCTCGAGCTCGAACCAACATTACACTTTTCCTGGAGTCAAAATGGGAGTTAATACAAGTGTATAGATGACAATTAATGCATTGGACAGTTTGATTATTT of the Symphalangus syndactylus isolate Jambi chromosome 12, NHGRI_mSymSyn1-v2.1_pri, whole genome shotgun sequence genome contains:
- the CD48 gene encoding CD48 antigen isoform X2, with amino-acid sequence MCSIGWDSCLALELLLLPVSLLATSIQGHFVHMTMVSGSNVTLNISESLPENYKQLTWFYTFDQKIVEWDSRKSKYFESRFKGRVRLDPQSGALYISNVQKEDNSIYVMRVLKKTGNEQEWKIKLQVLDPVPKPVINIEKIEDVDNNCYLKLSCVIPGESVNYTWYGDKRPFPNEFQNSVLETTLKPHNYSRCYTCQVSNSVSSKNGTVCLSPPCTLARSFGVGWIASWLVVTVPTILGLFLT
- the CD48 gene encoding CD48 antigen isoform X3, with translation MCSIGWDSCLALELLLLPVSLLATSIQGHFVHMTMVSGSNVTLNISESLPENYKQLTWFYTFDQKIVEWDSRKSKYFESRFKGRVRLDPQSGALYISNVQKEDNSIYVMRVLKKTGNEQEWKIKLQVLDPVPKPVINIEKIEDVDNNCYLKLSCVIPGESVNYTWYGDKRPFPNEFQNSVLETTLKPHNYSRCYTCQVSNSVSSKNGTVCLSPPCTLASPDMPCSSATTDPL
- the CD48 gene encoding CD48 antigen isoform X4, with the protein product MCSIGWDSCLALELLLLPVSLLATSIQGHFVHMTMVSGSNVTLNISESLPENYKQLTWFYTFDQKIVEWDSRKSKYFESRFKGRVRLDPQSGALYISNVQKEDNSIYVMRVLKKTGNEQEWKIKLQVLDPVPKPVINIEKIEDVDNNCYLKLSCVIPGESVNYTWYGDKRPFPNEFQNSVLETTLKPHNYSRCYTCQVSNSVSSKNGTVCLSPPCTLDPL
- the CD48 gene encoding CD48 antigen isoform X1, whose translation is MCSIGWDSCLALELLLLPVSLLATSIQGHFVHMTMVSGSNVTLNISESLPENYKQLTWFYTFDQKIVEWDSRKSKYFESRFKGRVRLDPQSGALYISNVQKEDNSIYVMRVLKKTGNEQEWKIKLQVLDPVPKPVINIEKIEDVDNNCYLKLSCVIPGESVNYTWYGDKRPFPNEFQNSVLETTLKPHNYSRCYTCQVSNSVSSKNGTVCLSPPCTLGKKDLWELRGAQGNWSSFERRKAGCPTQPPCTVWW